In Marinomonas posidonica IVIA-Po-181, a single window of DNA contains:
- the oppC gene encoding oligopeptide ABC transporter permease OppC — MITTQDKIQAVEQFAEQVTEIEGRSLWQDARRRFFSNHAAVTSLILLTLITAVALLGPLFSQWNYDDIDWEALSDISVLGRPNIENGHYFGTDTLGRDIFVRTLQGGQISLLVGIMGSAVAIVIGTLYGAASGYIGGRVDSVMMRFLEILNSFPFMFFVIILMTLFGRHIFLIFIAIGAISWLDMARIVRGQTLSLKNKEYIEAAYACGVSTPKIILRHIVPNVLGIVVVYATLLVPNMILLESFISFLGLGVQEPMTSWGALISEGAQNMEIAVWQLAWPLAFLVVTLFCFNFLGDGLRDALDPKDR, encoded by the coding sequence ATGATAACTACACAAGATAAAATCCAGGCCGTTGAACAGTTCGCCGAACAAGTCACGGAAATTGAAGGTCGAAGCTTATGGCAAGACGCACGTCGACGCTTTTTTTCTAACCATGCGGCAGTCACTAGCTTAATCTTATTGACCCTCATTACCGCCGTGGCATTACTTGGCCCGTTATTCAGTCAATGGAATTACGATGATATTGACTGGGAAGCCTTATCCGACATCTCAGTGCTTGGCCGTCCGAACATTGAAAACGGCCATTACTTTGGCACAGATACCTTAGGCCGTGACATTTTTGTTCGAACCTTACAAGGTGGGCAAATTTCCTTACTCGTCGGCATCATGGGCAGTGCGGTAGCCATTGTCATTGGCACACTTTATGGTGCAGCATCAGGCTACATAGGCGGTCGTGTTGATAGCGTCATGATGCGTTTTTTAGAAATCCTTAACTCCTTTCCCTTTATGTTTTTCGTCATCATCTTGATGACCCTGTTTGGTCGACACATTTTCCTCATCTTCATTGCCATTGGCGCAATTTCATGGCTCGACATGGCAAGGATTGTACGCGGACAAACCCTGAGTCTGAAAAACAAAGAATACATTGAAGCGGCTTATGCCTGCGGAGTCTCAACACCTAAAATCATTTTGCGACACATAGTGCCAAATGTATTGGGCATAGTCGTGGTTTACGCCACCCTGTTGGTGCCGAATATGATTTTGCTTGAATCCTTTATCAGCTTCCTTGGTTTGGGTGTACAGGAACCCATGACCAGTTGGGGTGCCCTAATCTCAGAAGGCGCTCAGAACATGGAAATTGCAGTTTGGCAGTTGGCTTGGCCATTAGCCTTTCTTGTCGTGACATTGTTTTGCTTTAACTTCCTCGGCGACGGCTTACGAGACGCGCTTGATCCTAAAGACCGCTAA
- the oppD gene encoding oligopeptide ABC transporter ATP-binding protein OppD has product MNLLEVDNLQVNFKTPDGFVTAVNNLNFNLAQGETLGIVGESGSGKSQTAFALMGLLAKNGVIEGQARFEGQNILSLSDQQMNRIRSKEIAMIFQDPMTSLNPYMKVGKQLMEVLMLHKGMSKAEAFEASVQMLDAVKMPEARKRMNMYPHEFSGGMRQRVMIAMALLCQPKLLIADEPTTALDVTVQAQILTLLNELKKDFNTAIVMITHDLGVVAGLCDKVLVMYAGQTMEYGSTEDVFYQPTHPYTKGLLQAIPRLDTEGEILTTIPGNPPNLLNLPSGCPFHSRCEFAEERCIKEAPTLEEYQVGKLRACHKSVDWGMAS; this is encoded by the coding sequence ATGAATTTATTAGAAGTCGATAATTTACAAGTAAACTTTAAAACACCCGATGGCTTTGTCACGGCAGTCAATAATTTAAACTTCAATCTGGCTCAAGGGGAAACCTTAGGGATCGTTGGTGAATCTGGATCAGGCAAAAGCCAAACCGCTTTTGCTTTAATGGGGCTACTGGCCAAAAATGGGGTCATTGAAGGCCAGGCACGCTTTGAGGGACAAAACATTTTGTCCCTCAGCGATCAGCAAATGAATCGGATTCGATCAAAGGAAATCGCCATGATTTTCCAAGATCCGATGACGTCTCTCAACCCCTACATGAAAGTCGGCAAACAGCTGATGGAAGTCTTGATGCTCCACAAGGGGATGTCTAAGGCAGAAGCGTTTGAAGCCTCCGTTCAAATGCTCGATGCGGTGAAAATGCCAGAAGCTCGAAAACGTATGAACATGTACCCTCATGAGTTCTCAGGGGGCATGCGCCAGCGAGTCATGATTGCCATGGCCTTGCTCTGCCAACCGAAATTACTGATTGCCGATGAACCCACAACGGCGTTGGACGTGACGGTACAAGCACAAATTTTAACCCTATTAAACGAGCTGAAAAAGGACTTCAACACCGCCATCGTCATGATCACCCATGATCTAGGCGTGGTTGCTGGGCTGTGTGATAAGGTGTTGGTCATGTACGCCGGTCAAACGATGGAATATGGCTCAACGGAAGATGTTTTCTATCAACCGACTCACCCTTATACCAAAGGCTTATTACAAGCCATCCCAAGATTGGATACCGAAGGTGAAATACTGACGACCATTCCTGGTAACCCTCCCAACCTTCTGAACTTACCTTCTGGCTGCCCGTTCCATTCTCGCTGTGAATTTGCAGAAGAGCGTTGTATTAAAGAGGCTCCCACATTGGAAGAGTATCAAGTCGGAAAATTAAGAGCCTGTCATAAATCAGTCGATTGGGGAATGGCATCATGA